ACGGGCCTAACAGTAAGGTGGGAATTAGGGGGCGGGGCATCTGTTGAGCTATACGCAACTGCGCTCGTGCTTGGATTGTCTGAGGTGGAACTATTTTAGAAAAAAGTGCAACTTCTTTTCAGGGCAATTTCCGGCGCCGTTTGTTATCCTGCCCTACCGGCATTTCTTCGCTACTTTTGCCCCTGCATCGTAGAGAAAAATCAGTTGGTTTTACTCTCGTTCCTTACGCTTACTTCGCGCCTCCGGGCGCTTCCCCATACACCATGGCCAAAGTCGCAATCAACCTCTCTACCGGGAGCATTCAGCAGGAAGAAATCATCGTCGGAATTGACCTGGGCACGACCAACAGCCTGGTGGCTTACATTCATCCCGACGGCCGTCATCCGCTGGCCATCAACGACCAGGGCCGCGGTACTATCGTGCCCTCGGTAGTCCACTTCCCCACCGATGCTCCCGACCCAATTGTGGGCACCGACGCCAAGGAATACCTGCTTACCGAGCCTCAGAACACGATTTACTCGGTAAAGCGCCTGCTGGGCAAGTCGTACCGCGACCTGGGCGAGCACGCCACCCAACTGGGCTACAAGGTGATTGACGACAACTCCGAGGGCCTGGTCAAAATCCGAGTGGCCGACCGGTTCTACTCCCCTATCGAACTGTCGGCCGAGATTCTGAAAGAGCTGCGGACCCGGGCCGAGCACGCCCTCAAAACGCCCGTCAACCGGGCCGTAATTACTGTACCGGCTTATTTCAACGACTCCCAGCGCCAGGCTACCCGTGACGCCGGCCGCCTGGCGGGCCTGGAAGTATTGCGCATCGTGAACGAGCCTACCGCGGCGGCTTTGGCCTACGGAATTGGCCTGAGCCCCGAGGAGGAGAAAACGGTGGCCGTGTACGACCTGGGCGGCGGCACGTTTGATATCAGCATTCTGCGCATTCAGCAGGGCATTTTCGAAGTGCTGAGCACCAACGGCGACACCTACCTCGGCGGCGACGACCTGGACCGGGCTATTTCGGACCACTGGACCGGCGAATACCAGCTGGCTACGGTGCTGTTCCAAAACCCCATTGCCCAGCAACAGCTGCGCTTGCTGGCCGAGCAAGCCAAGCGTCACCTGAGCAACCACGATTCCTTCGAGGCTACTTTCGCCGATACGACGCTGCCGCTGACCAAGGAAAAATTTAATGAGCTGGTGCGGCCCTTAGTGGAGCGTACTATTGCCTCCTGCCGGCAGGCCCTGACCGATGCCCAGCTGCGGCCCCAGCAGCTCGATGCGGTGCTGCTCGTGGGCGGCTC
Above is a genomic segment from Hymenobacter cellulosivorans containing:
- the hscA gene encoding Fe-S protein assembly chaperone HscA; the encoded protein is MAKVAINLSTGSIQQEEIIVGIDLGTTNSLVAYIHPDGRHPLAINDQGRGTIVPSVVHFPTDAPDPIVGTDAKEYLLTEPQNTIYSVKRLLGKSYRDLGEHATQLGYKVIDDNSEGLVKIRVADRFYSPIELSAEILKELRTRAEHALKTPVNRAVITVPAYFNDSQRQATRDAGRLAGLEVLRIVNEPTAAALAYGIGLSPEEEKTVAVYDLGGGTFDISILRIQQGIFEVLSTNGDTYLGGDDLDRAISDHWTGEYQLATVLFQNPIAQQQLRLLAEQAKRHLSNHDSFEATFADTTLPLTKEKFNELVRPLVERTIASCRQALTDAQLRPQQLDAVLLVGGSTRVPLVYDSVSAFFQQPANNSLNPDEVVALGAAIQADILAGNRRDVLLLDVTPLTLGIETLGGLMDPIIPRNSKIPTKAGRQYTTSVDGQVNLKISVYQGERDLVKENRKLAEFILRGIPAMPAGLPKVDVNFLLNADGILQVEAIELRSNTRQAVEIKPQYGLTDEQVEQMLMDSLTHAREDVAARMVIEARTVAEQMLYQVERFVEKNSQYLTEEEITLTAAQTQVLREALDSNDKDTILKAVDELESLTSPFAERVMNISIKQAMTGKKIGE